From Caretta caretta isolate rCarCar2 chromosome 3, rCarCar1.hap1, whole genome shotgun sequence, a single genomic window includes:
- the LOC142071478 gene encoding taste receptor type 2 member 40-like encodes MFPAIIIGLIVLGIEFITGIIANGLMIVVNCSEWIRSRKLTCCDMILTSLGISRFFLQCTIIINNILFQLPHTMNEQCAMLRTLAVVWMFLNTLNLWFATWLSVFYCVKIANFSQPLFLCLKRRISGLMLQLLIGSFLVSLVTCFPSVNGIDRKYINNSMNNLSETTTSECQYKVDLSSSFFILSMLGYSSPFIIFMMSSILLIISLWRHSKRMEKTTSSSRDTITEVHFRAIKGLISFIFFYISYFVALVIFLLEISTINTYFLWIVIMGAYPSGHSVILILGNPKLKRVAVRALHYAGCRLRDAVSQNCS; translated from the coding sequence ATGTTTCCTGCAATTATTATTGGTTTGATCGTTTTAGGAATTGAGTTCATTACAGGGATTATAGCAAACGGATTGATGATCGTTGTGAATTGCAGTGAGTGGATCAGAAGCAGAAAACTGACCTGTTGTGACATGATCCTGACTAGCCTGGGCATCTCCAGATTTTTCCTACAGTGCACGATAATCATTAACAATATCTTATTTCAACTACCTCACACTATGAATGAACAGTGTGCTATGTTGAGAACATTGGCTGTTGTCTGGATGTTTCTAAATACTCTCAATCTATGGTTTGCCACCTGGCTCAGTGTCTTCTACTGTGTGAAGATCGCCAACTTCAGCCAACCTCTCTTCCTCTGCCTGAAGCGGAGAATATCAGGGCTAATGCTACAGCTACTCATAGGATCCTTTCTGGTCTCCTTGGTCACCTGTTTCCCTTCAGTTAATGGCATAGACAGAAAGTACATAAACAATTCAATGAATAATCTGTCAGAAACCACCACCAGCGAATGTCAATATAAGGTTGATTTATCTTCTAGCTTCTTTATTTTGTCCATGCTTGGATATTCCTCTCCCTTCATTATATTTATGATGTCCTCCATACTGTTAATCATTTCCCTGTGGAGACACAGCAAGAGGATGGAAAAAACCACGAGCAGCTCCAGGGACACCATTACCGAGGTTCATTTCAGAGCAATTAAAGGACTGATCTCTTTCATTTTCTTCTACATTTCTTATTTTGTGGCACTAGTAATATTTTTGTTAGAAATATCTACCATCAACACCTACTTCTTATGGATAGTGATAATGGGTGCGTATCCCTCTGGGCACTCTGTTATCCTAATTCTGGGTAATCCCAAACTGAAGAGGGTAGCAGTGAGGGCTTTGCACTATGCTGGATGCAGGCTGAGAGATGCGGTTTCACAGAACTGCTCATGA